One Anaerolineae bacterium genomic window carries:
- a CDS encoding L-rhamnose mutarotase, whose protein sequence is MERVAFVLKVKPDRIEEYKERHKHVWPEMLQALRETGWRNYSLFLREDGLLFGYLETEDFEQALAGMAQREVNARWQAEMAPFFEALDGKRPDEGLQRLEEVFHLD, encoded by the coding sequence ATGGAACGCGTGGCATTCGTGCTCAAGGTCAAGCCTGATCGCATCGAAGAATACAAAGAGCGCCACAAACACGTTTGGCCGGAAATGCTACAGGCCCTGCGCGAGACGGGCTGGCGCAACTACTCGCTATTTCTGCGAGAAGACGGCCTACTCTTCGGCTATCTGGAGACCGAGGACTTCGAGCAGGCGCTGGCAGGAATGGCCCAGCGCGAGGTCAACGCCCGCTGGCAGGCCGAAATGGCTCCCTTTTTCGAAGCGCTCGATGGCAAGCGTCCAGATGAGGGCCTGCAGCGTCTGGAGGAAGTGTTCCACTTGGACTAG